In Fusobacterium simiae, the genomic window TTTAGCAAAATATTAGTTTTATCTTTAAACTTAGGCTCTGTAAAATTTATTTTTTTATTTTCAAAAATATTTTCTTCTCTCATTTCTTTACTTGGAGAAAATATTATTTTCATCTATTGATCCCATTCCTTAATAAAACCATAATATATTTTTGGATTGTTACCAAAAACATCTAATATATTATCATCTGTAATATAGAAATCTTCTGTTTCTAAATCTGTGCCATTAACATTAATTTTTCCATCTATAACATATAAAAAGACAACTGTACTATCTTTTTCAAGATGCAATCGGCACTTAGATCTTATTTGTCTATAATACAAATCTCCTCTTATCCCTTTTAACATTAAGTTAAAATCTCTATATTTTCCCCAAGAATATGTTTCCCAATCTCCTCTAAATCTATCTATTTGATAATCTTCCATATCCACATCATAATGATCTGTATGTTGAAGTTTCATATTCCCTGATAACTTTGATATATATCTTTCTACACCTGGTAGACTTGTGAAAAGTGATTTTTCACCATTATTTGTAGTTGCAACACTTATTCTAGCTTTAAAAACTCTATCTGTATAGCTAGAATCTTTGGGATAAATAAAAATTTCATTTGTTGTTCCTCCTGCCCACACAGAAACCTTCCAATCATCTTTTTTTATAACTTTATTCATTTTCACCCTCCTGTTGCAAATTGCTTAATATTTTTTTCTTTATGGTTAAATTTTACAACTTTTTTGAATTTTTTACAACAATAAAAAAAGACTGTTATAAACTTAATTTTACTACTTAAATAAAAAATAAGTGAGTTCCATTTATAACAATCTTTCAATTATTTATTTTTTATTTATTTTTTTATATTATAGAAAACATCTCTTCCTTTATATTGTGCAACAGAACCTAATTCTTCTTCTATTCTTAATAATTGATTGTATTTAGCCATTCTATCTGTTCTTGAAGTTGAACCAGTTTTAATTTGTCCTGCATTAGTTGCAACGGCTACATCAGCTATTGTTGCATCTTCTGTTTCTCCTGATCTATGAGATACAACAGCTGTATACCCTGCTCTTTTAGCCATTTCTATTGCATCTAAAGTTTCAGTTAATGAGCCTATTTGATTTAATTTTATAAGAATTGAATTTCCTGCTCCTAATTCTATTCCTTTTTTTAATCTTTCAGTATTAGTTACAAATAAGTCGTCTCCAACTATTTGTACTCTATCTCCAATAGCTTGAGTTAATTTTACCCACCCGTCCCAGTCATCTTCACCTAAACCATCTTCTATTGAAACTATTGGATATTTATTTATTAATTCTTCATACCATTTTATCATTGCATCAGTATTTCTAACAATTCCACCTTCTCTTTTGAAATGATATTGATATTCTCCATTTACTTTTTCACAAAATTCACTTGAAGCAGCATCTAAAGCAAATGTAATATCTTTACCTAATTCATAACCTGCAGCTTTCACTGCTTCACTGATTAAAGATAAGGCTCCTTCTGTTCCTTGAATTTTTGATGGAGCATATCCTCCTTCATTTCCAACATTTGTTGAATCTCCATTAGCCTTCAAAATTTTTCCTAAATGATGGAAAACTTCTGCTCCCATTTGCATAGCTTCTCTAAAAGATTTTGCTCCAACTGGTTGTATCATAAATTCCTGTAAATCAACAGCTGAATCAGCATGTGCCCCACCATTCAAAATATTCATCATAGGTAAAGGTAATTCTTTTGCATTTACTCCACCTAAATATTTATATAAAGGTTGTCCTAGTACTTCTGCAGCAGCCTTTGAGACAGCAAGAGATACACCTAATATAGCATTTGCCCCTAATCTCCCTTTATTAGGAGTTCCATCTAATTCTATCATTAATTTATCTATAGCAACTTGGTTTAAAGCATTCATTCCTAAAAGAGCTTCTCTAATTTCTGTATTTACATTATTTACAGCTTTTAAAACCCCTTTTCCTAAATATCTTCCTTTATCTTCATCTCTTAACTCAACCGCTTCATGACTTCCAGTTGAAGCACCAGATGGAACAGCTGCTCTGCCTCTTACACCACATTCTAGTATAACATCCACTTCTACTGTTGGATTACCTCTTGAATCTAGTATTTCTCTTCCAATTACATCTACTATACCTGTCATTGTATTCCTCCTTTAATTTATTAATCTTTAACTTGAATAACTTTTATTGAATTTGTTGTACCTTGTATAAATACACTTTCTCCACAAGTTACTACAATTATATCACCATTTTCAACTAATTTTAATCTTTTAGCAATGGATTCTGCTAAAATAAAGAATTCTTCCAAAGTTTTTGGTGAAGCATCAACATAAGGAATTATACCTCTTGATAAAATCAATTGATTTGCTGTTTTTTCATTATTAGTTATTGCTAAAATATTCGCTTTAGGGAAATATCTTCTCATATTTCTTGCAGCTCTTCCAGATTCTGTCCCCACTACAATAAGTTTTGCTTCTAATCTTTCACTTATATCAGCACTTCCCTCAGCCACAGCGGATGTTATATCATGCCTATTACTAGATCTTCCTACATAAAATGAAGTTATTGTTGGATCTACCTTTTGAGCTATTTTATTCATAACATCAACAGCTTCCAAAGGATATTTTCCTTTTGCTGTTTCTCCAGATAACATTATTGCATCTGTTCCATCTATTATAGCATTAGCCACATCATTTGCTTCTGCTCTTGTAGGTCTTGGATTTTTTATCATTGAATCTAACATTTGAGTTGCTGTAATTACAACTTTTCCAACTCTATTACATTTTTTTATCATCATCTTTTGAGCACAAGGAACTTCTTCAACTGGAATTTCAACTCCTAAATCTCCTCTTGCTACCATTATTCCATCAGATGCTTCTAAAATTTTATCAAAATTATCCAATCCTTCTTGACTTTCTATCTTAGAGATGATTTGTACTCTTTCTCCTCCATTTTCTTGAAGAACCTTTCTAACTTCATTTACATCACTAGCTTTTCTTATGAATGAAGCTGCAACAAAGTCTATATTATTCCTACAACCAAATTTTAAATCCTCTATATCTTTCTCAGATAATGCAGGTAAATTAACAGAAATACCAGGTAAATTGATTCCTTTCTTTTCACCTAAATCTCCACTATTTCTAGCCACACATACAACTTCATTTCCATTTATTTCAACAACATCTAATTCAAGTAAACCATCATCAACCAAAACCATATTTCCTACTTTTAAATCTTTTGCAAAATCTTTGTAGGTTACAGCTACTCTTTGACTATTTCCTACAACTGATTGATCCGTTGTAAATGTAAATTTTTGTCCAGCTTTAATACTTACATCTTTTCCATTTTCTAAAGTCATTGTTCTTATCTCTGGACCTTTAGTATCAAGAAGTAATCCACCTCTTATTCCAGTTTCAGACATAGCTTGTCTAAAATTTTTTATTCTCATTCCATGTTCTTCATAATCACCATGAGAAAAATTTAATCTCATTACATTCATTCCTCTTTTTAGCAATTCTTTTAAAGTTTCCACTGATTCTGTTACAGGACCAATAGTGCAAACTATTTTTGTTTTTTTCAAACTACTCACCTCATAAATTTATTTAACTTTGTTTAATTTTATAACAATATTCAATAATTATCAAGAAAATTAAAGATTATTTTTTGTGCGTTTTTGTATAAAAAAAACATTAATGAATAATCATCAATGTCTTATTGTCAATAATGGTGCCTAGGAATGGATTCGAACCATCGACCGTACGGGTATGAACCGTATGCTCTAGCCAACTGAGCTACCTAGGCATTGGTGGAGATAAGCGGGATCGAACCGCTGACCTACGCAGTGCAAGTGCGTCGCTCTCCCAAACTGAGCTATATCCCCATATACAATTTTGGAGCGGGAAACGAGACTCGAACTCGCGACCCTAACCTTGGCAAGGTTATGCTCTACCAACTGAGCTATTCCCGCAAGATTAATGAGCGTGGTGCGGAGAGAGAGACTTGAACTCTCACGTCTGAGACACTAGATCCTAAGTCTAGCGCGTCTGCCAATTCCGCCATCCCCGCGTATATTCGATTTACTGGTGCCGCTTATCGGAATCGAACCAATCACCTACTGATTACAAGTCAGTTGCTCTACCAGATGAGCTAAAGCGGCATATATAATGGCGGGAGTGACGAGGCTCGAACTCGCGACCTCCTGCGTGACAGGCAGGCGCTCTAACCAACTGAGCTACACCCCCATTTCCTATGGTGGTCACAATAGGACTTGAACCTATGACCCCCTGCTTGTAAGGCAGGTGCTCTCCCAACTGAGCTATGCGACCATGTATGGTACCCCGTAGGGGAATTGAACTCCTGTTTCCAGAGTGAAAATCTGATGTCCTAACCACTGAACGAACGGGGCAAATTTTGGTGCGTCATACAGGGGTCGAACCTGTGACCTCCTGATTAAGAGTCAGATGCTCTACCAACTGAGCTAATGACGCATCTGGAGCGGGAAACGAGGTTCGAACTCGCGACATTCAGCTTGGAAGGCTGACGCTCTACCAACTGAGCTATTCCCGCATTGCCTAACTATATTATCATAATAATTTTATTATGTCAATTGTTTTTTATTGGAGGCGACGACCAGATTCGAACTGGTGATGGAGATTTTGCAGACCTCTGCCTTACCGCTTGGCGACGTCGCCATTTATAATAAATGGTGCCCAGAGGCGGAATCGAACCACCGACACGGGGATTTTCAGTCCCCTGCTCTACCGACTGAGCTATCTGGGCATTATGTATAAAGGAGTGGCGGGAGTGACGAGGCTCGAACTCGCGACCTCCTGCGTGACAGGCAGGCGCTCTAACCAACTGAGCTACACCCCCATTTCCTATGGTGGTCACAATAGGACTTGAACCTATGACCCCCTGCTTGTAAGGCAGGTGCTCTCCCAACTGAGCTATGCGACCATCAACTGATACCTTACTAATATACCATACTTTTCTGATTTAAGCAAACTTTTTTTTAATTTTTTTGAAAAAAATATTCTCATCAGTACCCTAATTTTAATGTAATTCCATCAATTGCTATTCCTTTTGACTGAGATATAGAGATTTTTTGTTCAGCTGAAAATCCTATTGTTTCCCCATCTTGCAAAATTACATCAGAAGTTATAACATAATCTGCCACTCCTTGTAAAAAATAATAAATATCTTCTGGACTTTCTGAACTGGCGATTATTTCCATTTCCTTTTTTCCAAAACCTTCCATACCATAAGTATAGGCATTCATTTTTCCATCTTCAGATCCATATAACCCAATAAATATCATATTTTCTACTGGAAACATATCATTTTCTTCATAATATTTTGTAAAATCTCTATACATATCTGGATTCAAAACTGTTCCTAATACATTTATACCTGTACAATTTTCTTGTTTTGTAAGTGTTGATATAATTTTTGTATATAACTTTGCACCATCAACTAAATTAGGTTCTCCTAAAAGTGAAACAAGTATATGTGCTTTATGTTCTTCTGCAACTTTAAGAGCATCTTTCCATCTATAATTTGTCTTTGCACTTTCTACTGCTTCATTATTTGGAATAGGAGCAGGCATTAAAGCAACTGCTATCATTATCCCATCAATTTCTCCAACTAACATGTCTTTTTCTTTATTTTTATCTTCTTCACCTAAGTTTAAAGTAATATTCCAATCTTCTTTTAAATCTTTCAAAAATTTATCTCTATCAAACTTAGCTTCACTCAATAATATAAAACCTGTAAATGCACTACTCATTTTCCCTCCTACTTTCTATATATAATATAAAGGAACTATACTCTCAGTAAAAATAGCTCGTTACTAGCCAGATTTTTATCCTAAAATCTGGAATGTAACTCTCTTATTTTTACTAACATTTTTAGTTAGTATAGTTCCTCCTTATATTGTTTGTATTTTATTATTCTTCTGAAGATGAAGTAGAATATTTTTCAATTTGTTCTCTTTCTTCTCTTTTTTCTTCTTCAATTTCTATTTTCTTAATAGATAATTTTATTTTTTGTGTATCTTTATTTACTTCAACAACTTGTGCTTTAACAATATCTCCTTCATTGAACTTATCTCTAATATTTTTTATAAATTCTTTAGAAGCAAATTGAGTAGGGATAAATCCATCTATTCCCTTTATTAATTCAATAAACAATCCAAAATCAGTAACAGTTTTAATTTTCTTTTCAACTGTTGTTCCAACCTTATATTCTTCTAAAGCATGTTCCCAAGGACTTTTTCTTAAAGCTTTTAAACTTCCTTTAATCTTTTTATTATTTAAATCAAGTTCAGTTATTTTTAATTCAACTTCATTTCCAATTTCAAATTTAGGAGTTTCTTCCCCTATCCAATTGTAATCTGAGCTATGGATAAAAGCATCTATTCCATCTGCTATTTCAACAAATATTCCAAATGGTTTTACTTCAACAACTTTTCCTTTGATTACTGTACCGATAGCAAAATCTTTTTCTGC contains:
- a CDS encoding HutD/Ves family protein produces the protein MNKVIKKDDWKVSVWAGGTTNEIFIYPKDSSYTDRVFKARISVATTNNGEKSLFTSLPGVERYISKLSGNMKLQHTDHYDVDMEDYQIDRFRGDWETYSWGKYRDFNLMLKGIRGDLYYRQIRSKCRLHLEKDSTVVFLYVIDGKINVNGTDLETEDFYITDDNILDVFGNNPKIYYGFIKEWDQ
- the pykF gene encoding pyruvate kinase PykF; its protein translation is MKKTKIVCTIGPVTESVETLKELLKRGMNVMRLNFSHGDYEEHGMRIKNFRQAMSETGIRGGLLLDTKGPEIRTMTLENGKDVSIKAGQKFTFTTDQSVVGNSQRVAVTYKDFAKDLKVGNMVLVDDGLLELDVVEINGNEVVCVARNSGDLGEKKGINLPGISVNLPALSEKDIEDLKFGCRNNIDFVAASFIRKASDVNEVRKVLQENGGERVQIISKIESQEGLDNFDKILEASDGIMVARGDLGVEIPVEEVPCAQKMMIKKCNRVGKVVITATQMLDSMIKNPRPTRAEANDVANAIIDGTDAIMLSGETAKGKYPLEAVDVMNKIAQKVDPTITSFYVGRSSNRHDITSAVAEGSADISERLEAKLIVVGTESGRAARNMRRYFPKANILAITNNEKTANQLILSRGIIPYVDASPKTLEEFFILAESIAKRLKLVENGDIIVVTCGESVFIQGTTNSIKVIQVKD
- a CDS encoding DUF4261 domain-containing protein, which codes for MSSAFTGFILLSEAKFDRDKFLKDLKEDWNITLNLGEEDKNKEKDMLVGEIDGIMIAVALMPAPIPNNEAVESAKTNYRWKDALKVAEEHKAHILVSLLGEPNLVDGAKLYTKIISTLTKQENCTGINVLGTVLNPDMYRDFTKYYEENDMFPVENMIFIGLYGSEDGKMNAYTYGMEGFGKKEMEIIASSESPEDIYYFLQGVADYVITSDVILQDGETIGFSAEQKISISQSKGIAIDGITLKLGY
- the eno gene encoding phosphopyruvate hydratase, whose product is MTGIVDVIGREILDSRGNPTVEVDVILECGVRGRAAVPSGASTGSHEAVELRDEDKGRYLGKGVLKAVNNVNTEIREALLGMNALNQVAIDKLMIELDGTPNKGRLGANAILGVSLAVSKAAAEVLGQPLYKYLGGVNAKELPLPMMNILNGGAHADSAVDLQEFMIQPVGAKSFREAMQMGAEVFHHLGKILKANGDSTNVGNEGGYAPSKIQGTEGALSLISEAVKAAGYELGKDITFALDAASSEFCEKVNGEYQYHFKREGGIVRNTDAMIKWYEELINKYPIVSIEDGLGEDDWDGWVKLTQAIGDRVQIVGDDLFVTNTERLKKGIELGAGNSILIKLNQIGSLTETLDAIEMAKRAGYTAVVSHRSGETEDATIADVAVATNAGQIKTGSTSRTDRMAKYNQLLRIEEELGSVAQYKGRDVFYNIKK